From a region of the Oscarella lobularis chromosome 7, ooOscLobu1.1, whole genome shotgun sequence genome:
- the LOC136188968 gene encoding outer mitochondrial transmembrane helix translocase-like — MLRRINASDVIRFGAFAATNVALFYSLRWFLRYLDPARRGRATAERQAKTILDKLGIKNVRALTEYELAVASDLIDTSLIATTWTEIGGLDDVIEALKDDVILPLSHHRLFEGSTLLAPPRGVLLYGPPGCGKTMLAKALAKEIGCHFLNLQLSSLGDKWYGESQKLVSAVFSLANIIQPVVIFVDEIDAFLRYRQHSDHETTAMMKAIFMSLWDGLESDPAARIVILGATNRPEDVDPAILRRMPLRFQVGLPDSQQRLAILKVILAKEKCDDDVDLKRLSLVTDGYSGSDLREICRVAALACVRESIRDGTEATTRDQVRGIRMDDLEGACRRHRKTGDKTPFQDFGTVS, encoded by the coding sequence ATGCTAAGGCGAATCAACGCGTCCGACGTGATTCGCTTCGGCGCGTTCGCCGCGACCAACGTCGCTCTCTTCTACAGCCTCCGATGGTTCCTCCGTTATCTCGATCCAGCTCGAAGAGGccgagcgacggcggaacggcaagcgaagacgattctCGACAAACTGGGCATCAAGAACGTGCGCGCGCTCACCGAATACgaactcgccgtcgcctccgaTCTGATCGACACGTCGctcatcgcgacgacgtggacAGAAATTGGTGgactcgatgacgtcatcgaagcgctaaaagatgacgtcatactgcCACTATCTCACCACCGTTTATTCGAAGGATCGACCCTATTGGCTCCTCCGCGGGGCGTCCTTCTCTACGGGCCGCCTGGGTGTGGAAAAACGATGCTGGCTAAAGCGCTGGCAAAGGAAATCGGTTGTCATTTCCTAAATTTGCAGCTGTCTTCTCTCGGCGACAAATGGTACGGGGAATCGCAAAAACTCGTCTCCGCCGTCTTTTCCCTGGCAAATATCATTCAACCTGTCGTGATATTTGTGGACGAGATCGACGCCTTTCTGCGCTATCGACAGCACTCGGATCACGAAACCACGGCGATGATGAAAGCAATTTTCATGAGCCTCTGGGACGGATTGGAATCGGATCCAGCCGCCCGGATAGTCATCCTCGGCGCAACGAATCGTCCAGAGGACGTCGATCCGGCGATTTTACGTCGCATGCCTTTGCGATTTCAAGTCGGACTTCCCGACTCCCAACAGCGACTTGCCATTCTCAAAGTGATTCTTGCGAAGGAAAAatgcgacgatgacgtcgatttgaagcgCTTGTCGCTCGTGACGGACGGCTATTCCGGTAGCGATTTGCGCGAAATATGTCGCGTTGCCGCGCTCGCGTGCGTGCGTGAAAGCATCCGGGACGGCACGGAAGCGACGACACGTGATCAGGTTCGAGGCATCCGAATGGACGATTTGGAAGGCgcgtgtcgtcgtcatcgcaaAACCGGCGACAAGACTCCGTTTCAAGATTTTGGTACAGTTTCGTAA
- the LOC136188967 gene encoding UDP-galactose transporter senju-like, translating into MPCPAVFPDAKGAFTFFLYTLLGTNHGILVALSRKESGSFLYNPTTVVLVVECVKLVAATALYAKSSSVGELVQEVVKHRKLGALYFVPALLYCLFNNLSFINLANYDPTTYFVLLQLRVVMMGFVYQCLFRKRLTMMQWSSLVLLTIGCIIKEIGYQKWVKKDTSLHNGKDNEDKDDNKDGTLHPLLTPNIATAFLLMAVQGLCSCFASVYNEYLLKGKASTANQSAPLMVQNVFMYLNSILCNLLFLVFKGDFVSVFQWKSIQSIGHPIVIGIIVNSATTGLVTSVFLKSLNSILKSFANAIEILLTTFVSYILFNSPLDLFTALAVLVVVCASFVYNLNPVKNEDLRRESGQKEEEEN; encoded by the exons ATGCCGTGTCCGGCCGTTTTTCCCGACGCTAAAGGAGCTTTCACCTTTTTTCTATACACACTCCTTGGAACCAATCACG GAATTCTCGTCGCGCTGTCGCGAAAGGAAAGCGGATCGTTTTTGTACAATCCCACGACGGTCGTTCTAGTCGTAGAGTGCGTAAAACTCGTTGCAGCGACCGCGTTGTATGCGAAAAG TTCCTCTGTAGGAGAACTCGTCCAAGAAGTTGTGAAACATAGAAAGT TGGGTGCCTTGTACTTTGTTCCCGCGCTTCTCTACTGCTTGTTcaacaatttgtccttcaTCAATTTGGCGAATTACGACCCGACGACGTATTTCGTTCTACTTCAATTGCGCGTTGTTATGATGGGCTTTGTCTATCAG TGTTTATTTAGAAAACGACTGACTATGATGCAGTGGTCGTCTCTTGTTTTGCTGACAATTGGATGTATTATCAAAGAAATTGGCTATCAAAAATGGGTCAAAAAAGACACCTCTTTACACAATGGCAAGGACAATGAGGATAAGGATGATAATAAGGATGGTACTTTGCATCCTCTACTCACTCCAAACATTGCTACTGCTTTTCTATTGATGGCAGTTCAAGGCTTATGCTCCTGCTTTGCCTCAGTTTATAATGAATATTTACTGAAGGGGAAAGCTAGCACAGCCAATCAGTCAGCTCCATTAATGGTGCAGAATGTGTTTATGTATTTGAATTCGATTCTGTGCAACCTgctctttctcgttttcaaaGGCGATTTTGTTAGCGTTTTTCAATGGAAGAGCATTCAATCTATAGGTCATCCAATCGTCATTGGTATTATTGTCAATAGTGCTACGACTGGCCTTGTCACAAGTGTTTTTCTCAAGTCGTTGAATTCAATTTTGAAGTCGTTTGCAAATGCTATTGAAATTTTGCTAACTACGTTTGTTTCTTACATTTTATTCAACTCGCCTTTGGACCTGTTTACTGCATTGGCTGTATTGGTTGTAGTTTGTGCATCATTTGTGTACAATCTTAATCCGGTGAAAAATGAAGATCTAAGAAGGGAAAGTGgacaaaaggaagaagaagaaaattaa
- the LOC136188964 gene encoding uncharacterized protein, with product MRSQRRILVVYQAIGGSSSPLRLSLQTDGRGWFTIGNDSGRDLPIVGAESWKRVTEEIGRACGLSGETDHLTLVSLDRPLLAFKCVQDLLDVVDGPTVRIALKQRAPLAEKRARDVKRGKKREIELRRAREGLARVSGLLDAREREKSSCSNSTRRTGSCQDDIHDMNSLCMSSDAKVVGSNFRAEQSVATTATITVPTFPSSSPKRQKSSSILTSREPDRLTRARAGGVLPTSGPDAPANVVVSGAFGNGVYVLWTPVRLDSGDCNNGFKVLGYKVFLNGQLEALVEGPFVSHVVLFEVEPDRDNEIVVRTRCKTIDSEPSVPVKYRSDCPPVGGNALPRRLVEALNKLTNTGGGGDGGGVSSITTARLGAETSAVDAVDIDKQSSVTSSSGIETDDGGENHRMPTFSAPPSPVRTPGATCPPDSPLDVKLTEDADSLLVEWKPVELDAKGLNNGHRILGYKIYANGKLMTRARGPKASSACLQISQFPVSLNPLALAVKTQAIYLDSKPSNKCLFAKARFLSRKSLSSSRDSIYSSDADRSRHASEAGKIAAARPFQMNKDDSGIFEQLQGPGDSSQIATFTSTAMARLPSAEARNQKTEKTRACIETAL from the exons ATGCGCTCGCAACGTAGAATCCTCGTCGTCTACCAAGCGATTGGCGGCagttcgtcgccgctgcgaCTGTCGCTTCAAACGGACGGGCGCGGATGGTTTACAATCGGAAACGACAGTGGGCGCGATCTGCCGATCGTCGGCGCCGAATCGTGGAAACGAGTCACG GAGGAAATTGGGCGCGCCTGTGGGCTAAGTGGGGAGACGGATCATTTGACGTTGGTCAGTCTCGACCGACCCCTTCTGGCGTTCAAGTGCGTGCAGGACctgctcgacgtcgtcgacggaccGACCGTTCGAATTGCCTTGAAACAGCGCGCGCCTCTCGCCGAGAAACGAGCGCGCGACGTGAAACGCGGCAAGAAGCGCGAAATCGAATTGCGTCGCGCCCGCGAAGGTCTGGCACGAGTCAGCGGTTTGCTCGACGCACGCGAGCGTGAGAAAAGTTCTTGTTCgaattcgactcgtcgtACCGGCAGCTGCCAAGACGATATTCATGATATGAACTCACTTTGCATGTCGTCGGATGCGAAGGTCGTAGGCAGCAATTTCCGTGCGGAACAGTCCGTAGCGACAACCGCAACGATTACAGTTCCGACATTTCCTTCGAGTTCGCCAAAACGACAAAAGTCGTCGAGCATCCTTACGTCCAGGGAGCCGGATCGACTTACACGAGCACGCGCGG GCGGCGTCCTGCCGACTTCCGGGCCCGACGCGCcagcgaacgtcgtcgtatcgGGCGCCTTTGGAAACGGCGTTTACGTTCTGTGGACACCCGTCAG GTTGGATTCCGGAGATTGTAACAATGGTTTCAAGGTGCTCGGCTACAAGGTGTTCCTCAATGGCCAATTGGAAGCGCTAGTCGAAGGTCCATTCGTCTCGCACGTCGTCCTATTCGAAGTCGAACCCGATCGAGACAACGAAATAGTCGTCAG AACCCGCTGCAAAACAATTGACTCGGAACCGTCCGTCCCCGTCAAGTACAG GAGCGATTGCCCGCCAGTGGGGGGAAACGCGTTGCCGCGTCGCTTGGTCGAAGCCTTGAACAAATTGACGAACactggtggtggtggtgatgGTGGTGGTGTGTCATCTATAACAACGGCGCGACTGGGGGCGGAAACCTCGGCGGTCGACGCGGTTGACATTGACAAGCAGAGCAGCGTTACCTCCAGCAGTGGAATCGAGACGGACGACGGCGGGGAGAATCATCGCATGCCTACGTTTAGTGCCCCACCGTCTCCTGTGCGAACTCCCGGCGCCACCTGTCCGCCGGATAGTCcgctcgacgtcaaattgacCGAAGATGCGGACTCTCTGTTGGTCGAGTGGAAACCTGTCGA GTTGGACGCAAAGGGCTTGAACAATGGACATCGAATTCTCGGTTATAAGATTTATGCCAACGGGAAGTTGATGACGCGGGCGAGAGGACCAAAGGCGAGCAGCGCCTGTTTGCAGATCAGTCAATTTCCCGTGTCTTTGAATCCTCTGGCTTTGGCTGTCAA GACTCAAGCTATATATCTTGATTCGAAGCCTTCGAATAAGTGCCTCTTTGCGAAGGCGCGATTTCTCTCGCGAAAGTCGCTCAGTAGTAGTCGCGATTCAATCTATTCCTCTGATGCTGATCGAAGCCGGCACGCGTCGGAGGCGGGGAAGATTGCGGCGGCTCGCCCCTTTCAGATGAACAAAGACGACTCTGGAATCTTTGAGCAATTGCAGGGGCCAGGCGACTCGTCGCAGATAGCCACGTTCACTTCAACTGCCATGGCTCGATTGCCATCTGCAGAAGCCCGTAATCAGAAAACTGAGAAGACAA GAGCTTGTATTGAGACAGCTCTATGA
- the LOC136189694 gene encoding adhesion G-protein coupled receptor G6-like, protein MMFTSVVVFCIYFLLYSNPFQFSRRQDAENVITSLPNYSMDVTTSLPVAARIVTAARKRFIWCDSSPGRLQIACYPYHDANLLLSSSSAGNNKSSFYSTFDFNSGGQSYLAPLAVLGCFLIAPTSVTACWLRLAREVPSWKRRLSTFLPPFVLVSAFVLSKQVRYSLNAEEREHNVHVDWTWFITHGPNHPILQLISWAACFFSAAIGIVIIVVYYTVGLQQFSLTEQCYLNLFISSGFKHLVLISGQIIAGNDANWCKAVGASLHYFSLCSFAWSGVMAWRWTFGQTFGLTPEQTIRLYTRYCLYAWILPFLIVADCLMLEMQDNEHDVYGGKNCFIVDRYEMRRAFLVPVTVVMLFNIFCFLYLAYMLRSAGRKNLCPFWKEMWVNARAFSALGLATWLGCLGDIAHLYWLSMPFILLQSLQEIFLLLSTMISNLNRYVAAVRIRMLVWLGHWQQLFEEAESHTGSTALYPDEEDDEREFSSSSGWIAGT, encoded by the exons ATGATGTTCACATCTGTCGTTGTCTTTTGTATCTATTTCCTGCTCTACTCCAATCCGTTTCAGTTCTCCAGACGTCAAGACGCCGAAAACGTCATCACTTCCCTTCCGAATTATTCGATGGACGTCACTACGTCACTGCCAGTGGCAGCAAGAATCGTTACAGCGGCAAGAAAACGGTTCATCTGGTGCGATTCCTCACCCGGACGCCTTCAGATCGCTTGCTATCCTTATCACGAT GCGAATCTGTtgctctcctcctcctctgcAGGCAATAATAAATCGTCATTCTACTCCACGTTTGATTTCAACAGCGGCGGTCAATCGTACCTGGCTCCGCTCGCCGTCCTCGGTTGTTTCCTCATTGCTCCCACATCTGTCACAGCGTGTTGGCTCCGCTTGGCTCGCGAGGTGCCGTCGTGGAAGCGACGCttgtcgacgtttcttcCTCCATTTGTTCTAGTTTCCGCATTTGTGCTATCGAAGCAAGTGCGATACTCGTTGAACGCCGAAGAGCGAGAGCACAACGTTCACGTCGACTGGACGTGGTTCATCACACACGGGCCCAATCATCCTATCCTCCAACTGATATCGTGGGCGGcttgtttcttttcagctGCAATCGGTATCGTCATCATAGTGGTCTACTACACTGTTGGACTTCAGCAATTCTCCTTAACAGAGCAGTGCTACCTGAATCTTTTCATTTCGTCCGGATTCAAGCATCTGGTGTTGATTAGCGGTCAAATAATTGccggaaacgacgcgaattGGTGTAAGGCGGTGGGGGCGAGTTTGCATTATTTTTCCTTGTGCAGTTTCGCCTGGTCTGGTGTGATGGCGTGGAGATGGACTTTTGGTCAGACTTTTGGACTGACACCAGAACAAACGATTCGTCTATACACGAGATATTGCCTCTACGCGTGGATCCTTCCTTTTTTGATCGTTGCCGATTGCTTGATGTTGGAGATGCAGGACAATGAACACGACGTGTATGGAGGCAAGAATTGCTTTATTGTGGACAGATACGAAATGAGAAGAGCGTTTCTCGTTCCCGTCACTGTTGTGATGCTGTTCAACatattttgttttctgtaTCTCGCTTATATGCTGCGTTCCGCCGGACGAAAAAATTTGTGCCCTTTTTGGAAAGAAATGTGGGTAAACGCGAGAGCGTTTTCCGCTCTGGGACTGGCCACTTGGTTGGGTTGTCTTGGAGACATTGCTCACTTGTACTGGTTGTCAATGCCGTTTATCTTGTTGCAGAGTCTTCAGGAGATTTTCTTGCTTCTGTCAACGATGATCAGTAATCTCAACCGGTACGTTGCTGCTGTGAGAATTAGAATGTTGGTTTGGCTTGGTCACTGGCAACAACTGTTCGAAGAAGCTGAATCACACACGGGTAGTACCGCACTGTATCcagatgaagaagatgatgaaAGGGAATTTTCATCATCCTCTGGATGGATTGCTGGCACATGA
- the LOC136189691 gene encoding uncharacterized protein — MAVRIVYCLAVVISLVQTSTATASTTCVLVSEQSSLYPFGIAEGDEIQTPNAERASIALKLKKRESFPFYATRHKTLTVHGDGYVVLNGTVPVVRTVGFPHDGASFVAAFWTELDLSKNGRVSARIDRRPNELLRATRAVQRAFSSSRRSGKGFNATWMAVATWDKVVSYNKRNEKGLTSTFQCVIASDSKSSYVFFIYPPNRLHWQVPDGRRRLGGSYPLFPLAGVNDADGIRHQKVPASGTAQVKNLTVESNVEIPGVWMYRVDADNVSKPQLRDIDECGLNPCLNGGICSSNGVGHYSCRCPKGVEGKCCEKNVDECESNPCQNGGSCVDGVGVFSCVCVEGFGGKQCKKSSCGNGIVDEWEECDDGNSRSRDGCSSNCTVERLWSCQQSDNGSGTSLCSMEGLDFSKSNSNSSDRIIAYNWTQSHVFLIDAADLDTGNISDEGWETVRVQANELRKAWVEELRFVPERAQIYKRVKLSEHEARRLDHSINREYLPYSKKQPKSVSLILHREKNKATSLEAVLASVAYYNDADWPDHDKRIVSVVVKLTNGQWTPSSNIVLFYVGENLHAPRVVISGGTSLTEGSKEPVAIGGGNLTLRDPDYEYYAIRWATVSITRKKDLHLKEVLSVNATSEVVNITFDSQRLILFLNGSSTVEHYENLLRNVLYFSGADEFSGALPRPVLFRVFDGSFIGKTLTTVTLVNVNNPPRLQFSEECDSIVIAYLEASPPVFLSNRVESSDPDGDVLRQAKVVIEGPQYGDLASVNETLTGERGLSVSRPNLWELVITGAANTTVYDDVLSSVSFSNPFSNVTVVQKRLVLTVADNSSSESNPVHVHILLRTINDPPVMNFGRSLRGGDSLAKLFDSRSRTISANRHMKPTYLFPSTLVFSDIDSRMALNVQLRLDRAVDGLAEELSVDIDLLTEFDLDQNHAWINDTTYELTISGQNFYEVFTEVLLTAQYIHNGGNRSPGRRTVTVIGTDSAKSASLPVIVHVDVQSPRSPPQLNFGSGFGVDENVFIDLNDEHARVVKLVQNPDRFEVVDPDSSTLTSVIVELKSERNDDDEFVFLFSHLPPSLTLSCAPDGKSLKIDGPADISDFVIALREIYYAHTGDDIPKFRRQIELILTDEGGDVEDPSATSRFIITIRAKECPCSSNSKSQYCEKENSSSNVDEAKDEDGGTVVITRAPDVNRVQVFGSAFSILTSSRRSSYVSIEFSQEVNRPPVGRRADLRRLLKLTPTSLTNAKQVAMWTNAQALVIVFPTIDVSVNRKEISVRFLVSEDDACGTSSACRYSVCHAHRASCPVSGAYRVGVYGRLDNQLEATPISLYWLTIVLMNTCLLVVTVYLVVAVGWVRPRRDGIK; from the exons ATGGCAGTTCGTATCGTCTACTGTCTCGCAGTGGTGATCTCTCTCGTCCAAACGTCCACAGCAACtgcatcgacgacgtgcgttCTCGTTTCCGAGCAATCCTCTCTCTATCCATTCGGAATCGCCGAAGGCGACGAGATACAAACGCCAAACGCCGAACGAGCGTCTATCGCGCTCAAACTCAAAAAAAGGGAATCGTTTCCCTTCTACGCGACCCGTCACAAAACGCTCACG GTTCACGGCGACGGTTACGTCGTTCTAAACGGGACCGTTCCGGTCGTTCGAACGGTCGGCTTTCCCCacgacggcgcgtcgttcgtcgccgccttctGGACGGAGCTCGATCTGTCGAAGAACGGTCGCGTATCGGCGCGAATCGATCGGCGTCCCAACGAACTCCTTCGAGCGACGCGCGCCGTTCAACGcgccttttcgtcgtcgcggagATCCGGAAAGGGGTTTAATGCGACGTGGATGGCCGTGGCGACGTGGGACAAAGTCGTATCATACaacaaacgaaacgaaaag GGTTTGACTAGCACGTTTCAGTGTGTAATTGCATCTGATTCCAAGTCTTCATAtgtttttttcatttatcCGCCCAATCGGCTTCACTGGCAGGTGCCAGATGGTCGACGGCGCTTGGGCGGATCCTATCCCCTCTTTCCCTTGGCGGGTGTGAACGATGCAGATGGGATACGGCATCAGAAAGTTCCTGCATCGGGGACGGCACAGGTAAAGAATTTAACTGTCGAGTCAAACGTTGAAATACCGGGCGTCTGGATGTACCGAGTCGACGCAGACAACGTGAGCAAGCCTCAGCTGCGAG ATATTGATGAGTGCGGTTTGAATCCGTGCCTAAACGGAGGCATCTGTTCCTCGAACGGAGTAGGCCACTACTCCTGTCGATGTCCTAAAGGAGTGGAGGGCAAGTGCTGTGAGAAAA ACGTCGATGAATGCGAATCGAATCCTTGTCAAAACGGAGGGAGCTGCGTTGATGGCGTTGGCGTCTTCAGTTGCGTTTGTGTAGAAGGTTTCGGTGGAAAGCAATGCAAGAAAA GTTCCTGTGGCAATGGAATTGTGGACGAATGGGAAgagtgcgacgacggaaattcGAGATCTCGAGACGGATGCTCTTCAAACTGCACCGTGGAGAGATTGTGGTCGTGCCAGCAAAGTGACAACGGCAGTGGAACGAGTCTCTGTTCTATGGAAGGACTTGATTTCAGCAAGTCGAATTCTAATAGCAGTGATCGAATTATCGCTTACAATTGGACTCAGTCGCATGTATTCTTGATCGATGCAGCTGATCTAGACACTGGAAACATTTCGGACGAG GGTTGGGAAACAGTGAGAGTCCAGGCCAACGAATTGAGGAAGGCATGGGTTGAAGAG CTGAGGTTTGTCCCTGAAAGAGCTCAAATCTATAAGAGAGTCAAGTTGTCCGAACACGAAGCGCGACGACTTGATCATTCTATTAACCGCGAATACTTGCCCTACAGTAAAAAACAGCCAAAGAG TGTCAGTTTGATTTTGCATCGCGAAAAGAACAAGGCTACTAGCCTGGAAGCCGTACTAGCATCGGTTGCCTATTATAATGATGCCGACTGGCCTGATCACGACAAACG AATCGTGTCCGTTGTCGTGAAATTGACTAATGGACAGTGGACGCCTTCGTCCAATATTGTTCTCTTTTACGTCGGTGAAAATCTACACGCTCCCCGCGTCGTCATATCAG GAGGTACGAGTTTAACAGAAGGTTCAAAGGAACCTGTTGCTATTGGAGGCGGCAATCTGACGCTCCGTGACCCCGACTATGAATA tTATGCCATTCGATGGGCAACCGTGTCAATTACGCGTAAAAAAGATCTACATTTAAAAGAAGTGCTCTCCGTTAATGCCACTTCAGAAGTAGTCAATATCACG TTTGACTCGCAACGTCTCATCCTCTTCTTGAACGGATCGTCCACGGTCGAACACTATGAAAACCTTCTTCGCAACGTTCTCTATTTTAGCGG AGCTGACGAGTTTTCAGGGGCTCTGCCTCGACCCGTTCTCTTCCGCGTATTTGACGGAAGTTTCATCGGCAAAACGTTAACAAC TGTGACATTAGTCAACGTCAATAATCCACCAAGGCTACAGTTTTCGGAAGAGTGTGATAGCATAGTCATCGCCTACCTCGAGGCAAGTCCACCTGTCTTCTTATCAAATCGCGTTGAGTCGTCTGATCCTGATGGAGACGTTCTCAGACA aGCAAAGGTTGTTATTGAAGGACCGCAGTATGGTGACTTAGCAAGTGTTAACGAAACGTTAACCGGTGAACGCGGACTTTCCGTTAGTCGTCCAAACTTGTGGGAATTG GTGATCACAGGCGCGGCTAATACAACTGTCTACGACGATGTACTGTCGtccgtttcgttttcaaatcCATTTTCAAACGTGACCGTCGTTCAAAA gcgaCTCGTTCTAACGGTGGCTGAtaattcttcttctgaaaGCAATCCAGTTCACGTCCAC ATTTTACTACGTACAATTAACGATCCGCCCGTCATGAATTTTGGCCGTTCCCTTCGAGGCGGCGACTCCCTAGCGAAACTATTCGACAGTCGCAGTCGCACGATATCGGCCAATCGTCACATGAAACCGACCTATTTGTTTCCTTCCACGCTCGTCTTTTCCGATATTGACAGTCGAATGGCACTCAACGTGCAACTTCGACTCGACCGCGCAGTAGATGGCCTAGCTGAAGAACTTTCCGTTGACATCGATCTACTGACCGAATTCGATTTGGATCAGAATCACGCGTGGATTAACGACACGACGTATGAACTAACAATTAGTGGTCAGAACTTCTACGAAGTTTTTACAGAG GTTCTTCTAACTGCTCAGTACATTCACAACGGAGGCAATCGTTCTCCCGGTCGTCGCACCGTCACCGTTATTGGAACGGACAGCGCCAAGTCGGCGAGCTTGCCGGTGATCGTGCACGTGGACGTTCAATCGCCTAGGAGTCCGCCGCAGTTGAATTTCGGCTCGGgattcggcgtcgatgaAAACGTCTTCATTGATTTGAATGACGAGCATGCTCGCGTCGTCAAACTGGTGCAAAATCCGGACAGGTTTGAAGTCGTGGACCCGGACTCGAGCACGCTTACCAGTGTGATTGTCGAGCTGAAATC agaaagaaatgatgacgacgaatttgtctttttatttagtcaTTTACCACCAAGTCTTACG TTGTCTTGTGCTCCAGATGGGAAAAGTTTAAAGATCGACGGTCCAGCTGATATTTCT GATTTTGTTATCGCACTACGAGAGATTTACTACGCTCATACCGGAGACGACATACCGAAATTCCGTCGACAG attgaattaattttgacCGACGAGGGCGGCGATGTTGAAGATCCCTCAGCAACTTCTCGATTTATTATAACAATTCGAGCAAAAGAGTGCCCGTGCTCTTCAAATTCCAAAAGCCAATACTGCGAAAAGGAAAATAGCAGctcaaacgtcgacgaggccaaagacgaagacggtgGAACGGTCGTGATAACGAGA GCTCCTGACGTCAATCGCGTCCAAGTGTTTGGATCAGCGTTCAGcatcttgacgtcatctcgacGCAGTTCTTACGTGAGCATTGAATTCTCTCAAGAGGTCAATCGACCGCCTGTTGGAAGGCGAGCCGACctgcgtcgtcttctcaAACTCACGCCAACGTCACTGACCAACGCCAAGCAAGTGGCAATGTGGACAAACGCTCAAGCCTTAGTCATCGTATTTCCTACAATTGATGTCAGCGTGAACAGGAAAGAGATATCAGTTCGATTTCTCGTCTCCGAAG ATGACGCATGCGGAACGTCTTCCGCTTGTCGCTATTCAGTTTGTCACGCCCATCGGGCTTCGTGTCCTGTGAGCGGTGCTTATCGAGTGGGCGTGTACGGAAGACTTGACAATCAGCTCGAAGCGACCCCAATCAGCTTGTATTGGTTAACGATCGTACTCATGAATACTTGTCTATTGGTTGTGACTGTCTACTTGGTTGTTGCCGTCGGATGGGTGCGTCCGAGGCGCGACGGAATAAAATAG